In Elusimicrobiota bacterium, the following proteins share a genomic window:
- a CDS encoding lectin like domain-containing protein yields MLKNFAGILILAFAAAAALIPAAYAEDGKPRLAPLNPAFVQYLEALKLHGAAKTLKTPSGHGLGKIPSPVIAIAGSPAATASNSGVKVSYPASYDLRDHNRVTPVKDQGSCGDCWAFSAMGSMESYFRPGETLDLSEADLDANSGFDIGSCNGGYNQMSAAYMARWSGPLVEGSSTVVKHAQNIIFLTARAGAADNDRIKSALLAYGGLGVSFYYDSSYYKSGTHSFYANISTGAYSSNHEVTLIGWDDNYPGTNFSVTPGGDGAFICKNSWGTGWGDNGYFYVSYYDGIFGRDDYTVAFTGEAVTGYTREYGYDKLGWVTDLGYNSTTAWYSNIFTAAADEWLKAVGFYTNDSSTSYTIYIYSGVTAGQPASGTLAYSASGSFNSPGYYTVPVGDLAVARGQLFSAVVKVTNASNTFPIPVEALFTGYSSGASSSGQSYTGSDGASWTALTGISSGQPTNVTLKAYATSRPPAGTVALKDNLFRPLKNPAVKCKIAVTVFSGGNVTIKVYTLNGGFVKTVYSGPQNIGSFNYSWDGKNENGAVVASGLYLVHIKGPNTDKTEKVVVIK; encoded by the coding sequence ATGCTGAAAAACTTCGCCGGAATTTTAATTTTAGCTTTTGCCGCCGCGGCGGCGCTTATCCCGGCGGCTTATGCCGAAGACGGAAAGCCCCGGCTGGCGCCGCTTAATCCCGCATTTGTCCAGTATCTTGAAGCGCTGAAATTGCACGGCGCCGCGAAGACGCTCAAAACCCCGTCCGGACACGGACTGGGCAAAATCCCGTCTCCGGTAATCGCCATAGCCGGTTCCCCGGCCGCAACTGCGTCGAACAGCGGCGTAAAAGTTTCGTACCCGGCTTCCTATGATTTGCGCGATCATAACAGGGTGACCCCGGTGAAAGACCAGGGTTCCTGCGGCGATTGCTGGGCTTTCAGCGCGATGGGCTCTATGGAGTCATACTTCAGGCCCGGGGAGACGCTGGATCTGTCTGAAGCGGATCTGGATGCCAACAGCGGGTTTGATATAGGTTCCTGCAACGGCGGATACAACCAAATGTCCGCCGCCTACATGGCGCGCTGGAGCGGACCGCTTGTGGAGGGCAGCTCCACCGTGGTTAAACACGCGCAAAATATAATATTCCTCACCGCGCGCGCCGGCGCCGCGGATAACGACCGCATCAAGAGCGCTTTACTGGCCTACGGCGGTCTTGGCGTTTCGTTCTACTATGATAGCAGCTACTATAAGTCAGGCACCCATTCCTTTTACGCCAATATTTCCACCGGCGCTTATAGCAGCAACCACGAGGTTACCTTAATCGGCTGGGATGACAATTATCCCGGAACAAACTTCTCCGTTACGCCGGGAGGCGACGGCGCTTTTATCTGCAAAAATTCATGGGGCACAGGCTGGGGCGACAACGGCTATTTTTATGTTTCCTATTATGACGGCATATTCGGACGGGATGACTATACCGTCGCTTTCACGGGTGAGGCTGTCACCGGCTATACGCGGGAATACGGCTATGACAAGCTGGGATGGGTTACGGATTTAGGTTATAACTCAACTACCGCCTGGTATTCCAATATTTTCACCGCGGCGGCGGATGAATGGCTCAAGGCGGTCGGTTTTTACACAAACGACTCCTCCACCAGCTACACGATCTATATTTACAGCGGTGTGACCGCGGGCCAGCCGGCCAGCGGAACCCTGGCTTATTCAGCGAGCGGTTCTTTTAATTCGCCCGGCTATTATACCGTGCCGGTCGGCGACCTGGCTGTCGCCAGGGGGCAGCTGTTTTCGGCGGTGGTCAAAGTCACAAACGCAAGCAATACGTTCCCGATACCGGTAGAGGCGCTATTTACAGGCTACTCCAGCGGCGCTTCCTCATCAGGGCAGAGTTATACCGGCAGTGACGGCGCATCCTGGACCGCCCTGACCGGAATCTCCAGCGGCCAGCCCACCAACGTCACGCTGAAGGCATATGCCACCTCACGGCCTCCCGCGGGTACGGTGGCGCTGAAAGATAATCTCTTCAGGCCGCTGAAAAACCCGGCTGTAAAATGCAAAATAGCCGTGACGGTTTTTTCCGGCGGTAATGTAACGATTAAGGTTTACACACTGAACGGCGGTTTTGTGAAGACTGTTTACAGCGGGCCGCAAAACATCGGCTCTTTTAATTATTCATGGGATGGCAAGAATGAAAACGGGGCGGTAGTGGCGAGCGGTCTTTATCTTGTTCATATCAAGGGGCCCAACACAGATAAAACTGAAAAAGTGGTGGTTATAAAATGA
- a CDS encoding PorV/PorQ family protein, giving the protein MRVLPAIRACAVFLIAAAFALGAGRARAESGLTGAPILNRPIGARSSGMGRAFTGVPGDAESVMYNPAGLGFAPGTGAYMSYMNGFAGGSYGFASVPVKFKGFVLTPAFQYYDSGKMNLDLSDGTNGPVTAELDKVGMISAAYTPVPELAIGATFKFTSINLAEAASASARNYDFGLLYAMANGFSFGAASLNNGDAVKFEEKSDPAPKTLRAGVAYKMGLNGPVLSDFSDYDLVLTSDWSRSYKEKGYYQSGLEVNMKNPSIILSLRLGYLMDRPEEGLTLGVGVKKENWSFGFGYETSKDLDARLLVSVFCGF; this is encoded by the coding sequence ATGAGGGTTTTACCCGCAATAAGGGCTTGCGCCGTTTTTTTGATCGCTGCCGCTTTCGCGCTTGGCGCCGGCCGCGCGCGCGCGGAATCCGGCCTTACAGGCGCGCCCATACTTAACCGCCCCATAGGGGCGCGGTCTTCAGGCATGGGAAGGGCTTTTACGGGGGTGCCGGGAGATGCTGAAAGCGTTATGTATAATCCGGCGGGGCTTGGCTTTGCGCCCGGAACGGGCGCTTATATGTCATACATGAACGGTTTTGCCGGGGGGAGCTACGGTTTTGCCTCTGTCCCGGTAAAATTTAAAGGTTTTGTTTTGACCCCGGCTTTCCAGTATTATGATTCCGGGAAGATGAACCTGGACCTTTCAGACGGCACCAACGGTCCGGTTACCGCGGAATTAGACAAGGTCGGAATGATTTCAGCCGCTTACACCCCTGTGCCGGAGCTGGCTATAGGCGCCACTTTTAAATTCACCAGTATTAATTTGGCCGAGGCGGCATCCGCTTCAGCCCGGAATTACGATTTTGGCCTGCTCTACGCGATGGCAAACGGTTTCAGTTTCGGAGCGGCGTCTTTAAACAACGGTGATGCGGTTAAATTTGAGGAAAAAAGCGACCCCGCTCCTAAAACGCTCCGGGCCGGAGTTGCATATAAAATGGGGCTCAACGGGCCCGTTTTGTCCGATTTTTCCGACTACGACCTTGTCCTGACTTCAGACTGGAGCCGGAGTTATAAGGAGAAGGGATATTATCAGTCCGGACTTGAGGTTAATATGAAAAACCCCTCCATAATTTTGAGTTTACGGTTAGGCTATCTTATGGACCGGCCCGAAGAAGGTTTAACCTTAGGCGTTGGCGTTAAAAAAGAAAACTGGAGTTTTGGTTTCGGCTATGAAACGTCAAAGGATCTTGACGCCCGCCTGCTCGTTTCAGTCTTTTGCGGGTTTTAG
- the acpS gene encoding holo-ACP synthase — MILGIGTDIIEVARVAKEIGRSDGFKERYFSAGEIAYCEPKRGKARNYAARFAAKEAFFKALGTGYRGGLAFKEVEVINGRLGRPEIFLRGKAKELCRKRKIRSIHVSLTHIKDYSSAVVITEG; from the coding sequence ATGATTCTCGGAATAGGAACCGACATTATAGAGGTGGCCAGGGTTGCCAAAGAAATCGGCAGGTCCGACGGTTTCAAGGAAAGGTATTTCTCGGCCGGGGAAATAGCTTACTGCGAGCCTAAACGCGGCAAGGCCAGGAATTACGCGGCCCGGTTCGCCGCCAAAGAGGCTTTTTTCAAGGCCCTGGGAACAGGTTATCGCGGCGGCCTCGCTTTTAAAGAGGTTGAGGTTATAAACGGCCGGCTGGGCCGGCCTGAGATCTTCCTGCGGGGCAAGGCTAAAGAACTTTGCCGGAAGCGAAAGATCCGCAGCATTCATGTGTCGCTGACGCACATTAAGGACTATTCAAGCGCGGTAGTAATTACGGAGGGATAA
- the acsA gene encoding acetate--CoA ligase, whose protein sequence is MQTITKPNIGSYEERVKGSSWAIAEEELGYKPGNDINIAWYCTDRICNMGKAGKTAFIWEGMGGVEKRYTFNDLRLASNTIAAFLKGLGIEREERVCLFLDRIPELYLGFLGVLKTGAVAQPLFSAFGDESLLVRLENAQTTAIITQRKHVGKVRKLREKLPCLKHIIVVDDDGKKPLQEREVAFSLEHATPVEDFKCAATKAESPSVLHYTSGTTGMPKGAHHVHYSLISQYLTTKWVLDLHDDDIYWCTADPGWVTGTSYGIIGPWSLGVTQCVLDVGFTAESWYQFIQKHRVTVWYSAPTAIRALMKAGDEVVKKHDLSSLRHLASVGEPLNSEAVVWSERVFGLPFHDSYWQTETGSIMISNYPGLKIKPGSMGKPFPGIKATLLDMQTFEPFTETGKIGLIAIEPGWPAMLRSYWNNEEAYKKKFRNGWYLTGDRATRDMDGYYWFVGRDDDIINTAGHLVSPFEVESALLEHPAVAESAVVSKPDEINMEVVKAFVTLKPGFAGSDDLILEIMNFIRKKLSPLAMPQEIEFTPLLPKTRSGKIMRRVLKAKEWGQEIGDTSTLEND, encoded by the coding sequence ATGCAAACAATAACCAAGCCGAATATCGGGTCTTATGAGGAGCGGGTGAAAGGCTCCAGTTGGGCTATTGCCGAAGAGGAACTCGGTTATAAACCTGGCAACGACATAAATATCGCCTGGTACTGCACGGACCGGATCTGCAATATGGGCAAGGCCGGCAAGACCGCTTTTATATGGGAAGGGATGGGCGGCGTGGAGAAGCGCTATACCTTCAATGACCTCCGCCTCGCGTCGAACACTATCGCCGCTTTCCTTAAGGGCCTGGGCATAGAAAGGGAGGAAAGGGTCTGCCTGTTTCTCGACCGGATCCCCGAGCTTTATCTAGGCTTCCTGGGCGTCCTGAAGACCGGCGCCGTGGCCCAGCCCCTGTTTTCGGCCTTCGGCGATGAATCGCTGCTTGTGAGGCTTGAGAACGCGCAGACAACGGCCATTATCACCCAGCGCAAGCATGTCGGCAAGGTGCGCAAGCTGCGCGAGAAGCTCCCCTGCCTGAAACATATTATCGTGGTGGACGATGACGGCAAAAAGCCCCTCCAGGAGCGCGAAGTCGCTTTCTCGCTGGAGCACGCAACACCGGTAGAGGATTTTAAGTGCGCAGCCACCAAGGCGGAGTCGCCCTCGGTGCTTCATTACACCTCTGGCACCACGGGGATGCCTAAGGGCGCCCACCACGTTCACTATTCGCTTATCTCCCAGTACCTGACCACCAAGTGGGTGCTTGACCTGCATGACGACGACATCTATTGGTGCACGGCTGACCCGGGCTGGGTGACGGGGACATCTTACGGTATAATCGGCCCGTGGAGCCTGGGCGTGACCCAATGCGTGCTGGACGTGGGGTTCACGGCGGAAAGCTGGTACCAGTTCATCCAGAAACACCGCGTCACGGTCTGGTACTCCGCGCCGACGGCGATACGGGCGCTGATGAAGGCCGGAGATGAAGTTGTAAAGAAGCACGACCTTTCAAGCCTGAGGCACCTGGCCAGCGTAGGCGAGCCGTTGAATTCCGAAGCCGTGGTGTGGTCAGAGCGCGTGTTCGGCCTGCCGTTCCACGACAGCTACTGGCAGACGGAAACAGGCTCTATCATGATATCGAACTATCCCGGGCTCAAGATAAAACCCGGGTCCATGGGTAAACCTTTCCCCGGCATAAAGGCGACGCTGCTTGACATGCAGACCTTCGAGCCGTTCACGGAGACCGGAAAAATCGGCCTGATAGCCATCGAACCCGGCTGGCCGGCGATGCTCCGCAGTTACTGGAACAATGAGGAAGCCTACAAGAAAAAGTTTAGGAACGGGTGGTATCTTACCGGTGACCGGGCTACCCGCGACATGGACGGGTACTACTGGTTCGTGGGGCGCGACGACGATATAATCAACACGGCCGGGCACCTGGTAAGCCCCTTCGAGGTGGAGTCGGCGCTGCTGGAGCATCCGGCGGTGGCGGAATCCGCCGTGGTTTCGAAGCCCGACGAGATCAATATGGAGGTGGTTAAAGCTTTCGTGACGCTCAAGCCGGGTTTCGCAGGGAGCGACGACCTTATCCTTGAGATCATGAACTTCATCCGCAAGAAGCTTTCGCCGCTCGCCATGCCGCAGGAGATAGAGTTTACGCCCCTTCTCCCCAAGACACGCAGCGGCAAGATCATGCGCCGTGTCCTCAAGGCTAAGGAATGGGGACAGGAAATAGGCGATACGTCAACGCTTGAAAACGACTAA
- a CDS encoding acyl carrier protein codes for METTEDIRGAVLKYVKAEYLEDDDQEIDCDTALISGGIVDSFSMVSLKRFLENRYKIQIPDDKATPEAFDSVNKITSLVETFVAGKV; via the coding sequence ATGGAAACGACTGAAGATATCCGCGGTGCCGTTTTGAAATACGTGAAAGCAGAGTATCTGGAGGACGATGACCAGGAGATCGACTGTGACACGGCGCTGATCTCCGGGGGGATAGTGGATTCCTTCTCAATGGTGTCTTTGAAGCGCTTTCTGGAGAACAGGTACAAGATCCAGATCCCCGACGACAAAGCCACTCCGGAGGCTTTCGACAGCGTTAATAAGATAACCTCGCTCGTGGAAACATTCGTGGCAGGGAAAGTTTGA
- the kbl gene encoding glycine C-acetyltransferase, translating to MAFTNPVREHYQKDLDALRSAGIFKVERYIHSAQAADIEVEFPAGAALKKVINMCANNYLGLSSHPEVIQAARTGLDTRGYGMSSVRFICGTQDIHRELERRMTEFLGTEDTILFPSCMDANAGVFEAILDDSDVMISDRLVHASIVDGIRLCKAQRDTFKHANMEHLEEKLKLHSDKRLMVVITDGVFSMDGDTAPLDAMAALCEKYGAMLFVDESHSSGFIGRTGRGTHEKYGVVGKIDIITTTFGKALGGASGGCVSGRKEIVELCRQKARPYLFSNTIAPVVVSGVLRVLDLLSKSTELRDKLERNATYWRKGLTEAGFVLKNGDTPIVPVMLFNAKLAQDFSRDLFDEGIYAIGFFFPVVPKGQARIRTQLSAAHETHHLDKALAAFIKVGKKYGILGKTKEEIVAMYGL from the coding sequence ATGGCCTTCACGAACCCTGTTCGCGAACACTATCAGAAGGATCTCGACGCGCTCCGCAGCGCCGGCATCTTCAAGGTCGAGCGCTACATACACTCCGCGCAGGCCGCGGACATAGAAGTCGAGTTCCCGGCGGGCGCGGCGCTCAAGAAAGTCATAAACATGTGCGCCAACAACTATCTCGGCCTCTCCAGCCACCCCGAGGTGATCCAGGCCGCGCGCACGGGCCTGGACACGCGCGGCTACGGGATGTCCTCGGTGCGCTTCATCTGCGGCACGCAGGATATCCACAGGGAGCTTGAGCGGCGCATGACCGAGTTCCTGGGCACCGAAGATACGATCCTCTTTCCGTCCTGCATGGACGCAAACGCGGGGGTTTTTGAGGCTATTCTGGACGATTCGGACGTGATGATCTCCGACCGCCTGGTCCACGCCTCCATCGTGGACGGCATCAGGCTGTGCAAGGCCCAGCGGGACACTTTCAAGCACGCCAACATGGAGCATCTTGAGGAGAAGCTTAAGCTTCACTCCGACAAACGGCTGATGGTCGTCATTACGGACGGCGTGTTCTCGATGGACGGAGACACGGCCCCTCTTGACGCGATGGCGGCACTCTGTGAGAAGTACGGCGCCATGCTTTTTGTGGACGAATCCCACTCAAGCGGCTTCATCGGCAGGACCGGGCGGGGAACGCACGAAAAATACGGGGTCGTGGGAAAAATAGACATCATTACCACCACCTTCGGCAAGGCGCTGGGCGGAGCCTCGGGGGGCTGCGTTTCGGGCCGGAAGGAAATTGTGGAGTTGTGCCGGCAGAAGGCCCGTCCCTATCTCTTCTCGAACACGATAGCGCCCGTAGTGGTCTCGGGCGTACTCCGGGTGCTTGATCTTCTCTCAAAAAGCACCGAGCTCAGGGATAAGCTGGAGAGAAACGCTACCTACTGGCGCAAAGGATTGACCGAAGCCGGCTTCGTCCTCAAGAACGGCGACACACCTATCGTGCCGGTCATGCTGTTCAACGCGAAGCTCGCCCAGGACTTCTCCCGTGATCTCTTTGACGAGGGTATATACGCCATCGGCTTCTTCTTCCCGGTCGTTCCCAAGGGCCAGGCCCGCATACGCACGCAGCTCTCGGCCGCGCATGAAACGCATCATCTGGACAAAGCCCTGGCCGCCTTCATAAAGGTGGGGAAGAAGTATGGGATATTGGGAAAGACTAAAGAGGAAATTGTCGCCATGTACGGACTGTAG
- a CDS encoding DUF4912 domain-containing protein yields the protein MGELRPGVAQTPQEKLKPLETDRLVMLARNPASVFVFWQFCAHKAAAFRNGSYASEIKVRLFYGDDKTPAGEAAFAWDALKAYLKPPLEGRVYFAALYGVKPDGACEKLLESNSVTLPVSSPLAAGSTYASAEFMKKALP from the coding sequence ATGGGAGAATTGAGACCCGGCGTGGCGCAAACCCCGCAGGAAAAATTAAAGCCCCTGGAAACGGACAGGCTGGTAATGCTTGCCAGGAACCCCGCTTCCGTTTTTGTTTTTTGGCAGTTCTGCGCCCATAAGGCCGCCGCTTTCAGGAACGGCTCCTACGCCTCCGAAATAAAGGTGCGCCTTTTTTACGGTGACGACAAGACGCCGGCCGGCGAAGCCGCTTTTGCCTGGGACGCGCTCAAGGCGTACCTGAAGCCGCCGCTTGAAGGCAGGGTGTATTTTGCCGCGCTATACGGCGTTAAGCCGGACGGCGCCTGTGAGAAGCTGCTTGAATCGAACTCCGTCACCCTGCCGGTTTCCTCTCCGTTAGCCGCCGGCTCAACTTATGCCAGCGCGGAATTCATGAAGAAGGCCCTGCCGTGA
- a CDS encoding DUF1957 domain-containing protein encodes MSSKGSMMLVLHAHLPYINHPQSSQYLEENWFFEAVAETYIPLISVFERLVADGIRPGVTLSISPTLGAMLENEALEKKLGEYLESRLELLECELERTASEPAFHKTVELYQKLYSDAAAVLHKYSGDLITPLKALQHAGQIEIITCSATHAVLPLLAHPEALRAQMSVAADDYFDRFNRKPAGFWLPECAYAPSLNPYLKLSGFKYFFTEAHAVEFANSPKNGVYTAYRTPNGVSLFARDAQSSREVWSSKFGYPGASAYREFYRDLGYDADEQYLKPYLGEGGRRPIGLKYYKITGANVPLNQKLPYDPDEAAATVERHAEDFLAKRLAQIDGLYASKGIRPVIVGCYDAELFGHWWFEGPAFLESMLRRIRSERLPLQFVTPSEYINSCSEPQELTPQISSWGENGYFDPWLNETNDFIYPLVADITERMIDSANRFRSQDLPRLMERALNQAAKEVLLAQSSDWAFLLYIGSHGGYAKDRLESHAANARRLLSEVLEKKVDETNLRELETQNNIFARLDFRVFSSVSKF; translated from the coding sequence ATGAGCTCCAAAGGCTCTATGATGCTGGTGCTGCACGCTCACCTGCCTTACATCAATCATCCGCAGAGCAGCCAGTACCTTGAAGAAAACTGGTTTTTTGAGGCCGTGGCTGAAACCTATATCCCGCTTATTTCGGTTTTTGAACGTCTGGTGGCCGACGGCATACGCCCCGGAGTGACGCTTTCCATTTCCCCGACGCTCGGGGCCATGCTTGAAAACGAGGCTCTCGAAAAAAAACTGGGCGAATATCTTGAATCAAGGCTTGAGCTTCTTGAGTGCGAACTGGAACGCACGGCCTCGGAGCCGGCTTTCCATAAGACGGTTGAACTTTACCAGAAGCTCTATTCCGACGCCGCCGCAGTGCTGCACAAATACAGCGGCGACCTTATTACACCGCTCAAGGCCCTTCAGCACGCGGGCCAGATAGAGATAATCACCTGCTCGGCCACGCACGCTGTTTTGCCGCTTTTGGCGCATCCGGAGGCTTTGCGCGCCCAGATGAGCGTGGCCGCCGATGATTATTTCGACCGTTTTAACCGCAAACCCGCCGGCTTCTGGCTGCCGGAATGCGCCTACGCCCCAAGCCTGAACCCGTATCTTAAGCTTTCCGGCTTTAAATATTTTTTTACCGAAGCGCACGCCGTGGAATTCGCCAACTCCCCCAAAAACGGAGTGTATACCGCTTACCGCACGCCTAACGGAGTGTCGCTTTTTGCCCGCGACGCGCAGTCTTCAAGGGAAGTATGGAGTTCCAAGTTCGGCTACCCGGGCGCTTCGGCATACAGAGAATTTTACCGCGACCTGGGTTACGACGCTGACGAACAATACCTGAAACCATACCTTGGCGAAGGGGGGCGGCGGCCCATAGGGCTGAAGTATTACAAAATAACGGGCGCCAATGTTCCTCTGAACCAGAAGCTTCCTTACGACCCCGACGAGGCCGCGGCTACGGTGGAAAGGCACGCGGAGGATTTTCTGGCCAAGCGCCTGGCGCAGATAGACGGGCTTTACGCTTCAAAAGGTATAAGGCCGGTGATAGTGGGCTGTTACGACGCTGAATTGTTCGGGCACTGGTGGTTCGAGGGGCCGGCTTTTCTTGAAAGCATGCTGCGCCGCATCCGCTCTGAACGCCTGCCGCTGCAGTTCGTGACGCCAAGCGAATACATAAATTCCTGCTCCGAGCCGCAGGAGCTGACGCCGCAGATCTCCTCATGGGGGGAAAACGGCTATTTTGACCCGTGGCTCAATGAAACCAACGATTTTATTTATCCGCTGGTGGCGGATATAACCGAAAGGATGATAGACAGCGCAAACCGCTTTCGCAGCCAGGACCTGCCGCGCCTGATGGAACGCGCGCTTAACCAGGCGGCCAAAGAGGTGCTGCTTGCCCAGTCCTCGGACTGGGCATTCCTGCTTTACATCGGTTCCCATGGCGGCTACGCCAAAGACAGGCTTGAGTCCCACGCGGCCAATGCCCGGCGACTGCTTAGCGAAGTGCTGGAGAAAAAAGTGGACGAAACAAATCTGCGCGAGCTTGAGACCCAAAATAATATTTTTGCCAGGCTTGATTTCAGGGTGTTTTCTTCAGTGTCAAAATTTTAA
- a CDS encoding RluA family pseudouridine synthase, protein MKKNSYKLIFTGQIKRLDAFISSRHEEFSREFSKKLIADGLALVNGEKRKPAYVLKEGDQVEICLPERAEKPFEFEKLVLFEDATLLAVAKPAGLCVHPTDSNWERTPQASLLREETLVSLLFSARPELAALPRLGLVHRLDRDTSGVMLVSKTEPARKALTEQFRDRLVKKLYLGAVSGRPVKDTGIIDAPIGRASGFKKIKVWEYGRDAVTEYTVKEKTKKHALLDISPHTGRTNQIRIHLSYIGHPIIGDKLYGGEAAARMLLHSAKLIFSHPDTGKNKTISAPVPPEFKKAWEEVKAGEKKH, encoded by the coding sequence ATGAAAAAAAACAGTTATAAATTGATTTTTACCGGTCAAATAAAACGCCTGGACGCTTTTATTTCGAGCCGGCATGAAGAATTTTCAAGGGAATTTTCAAAAAAGCTTATTGCGGACGGCCTGGCGCTGGTTAACGGAGAAAAACGCAAACCCGCCTATGTCTTAAAGGAAGGCGACCAGGTGGAGATTTGCCTTCCGGAACGCGCGGAGAAGCCGTTTGAGTTCGAGAAGCTGGTTTTATTTGAAGACGCAACCCTGCTTGCCGTAGCTAAACCGGCGGGTTTATGCGTACATCCGACTGATTCCAACTGGGAACGCACGCCGCAGGCCTCCCTCCTGCGCGAAGAAACCCTGGTCTCGCTTCTGTTCAGCGCAAGGCCGGAGTTGGCCGCTTTGCCGCGCCTGGGGCTTGTACACCGCCTTGACCGCGACACCAGCGGGGTAATGCTGGTATCCAAAACCGAACCCGCCCGCAAAGCCTTAACGGAGCAGTTCAGGGACCGCCTTGTAAAAAAGCTCTACCTTGGAGCGGTAAGCGGCCGGCCCGTAAAAGACACAGGGATAATAGACGCGCCAATAGGCCGGGCTTCCGGTTTTAAAAAAATAAAAGTGTGGGAATACGGGCGTGATGCCGTTACCGAATATACCGTAAAAGAAAAAACGAAAAAGCACGCTCTGCTTGACATAAGCCCGCACACGGGCCGCACCAACCAGATAAGGATACATCTGTCCTACATCGGCCACCCTATCATAGGCGACAAACTCTACGGCGGAGAGGCCGCCGCCAGAATGCTTTTACATTCCGCCAAGCTGATTTTTTCTCACCCGGACACCGGCAAAAACAAAACTATTTCGGCCCCGGTGCCCCCCGAATTTAAAAAAGCATGGGAAGAAGTGAAAGCGGGAGAAAAAAAACATTGA
- the lgt gene encoding prolipoprotein diacylglyceryl transferase has translation MHPFIFEAGRFHLPAYGLAVAAGYLAALLYVNARAKASDLDKEKLQDLVFWTIIAGMAGAKFFYAATYWSSFGNSFWGRTVYLFKTFQYGFVFYGGLLAGGAAFFIKARKSGLDFLKTADLCAPALALGHAFGRLGCFCAGCCYGRPTDSIFGVVFANPLCEVNPAYLGIKIHPTQLYEAAGNLLLFLILNLMLLKEQKIARSPRGAGGKADGQSCGGGRGGAVILTYAALYSALRFSVEFLRGDDRGGFTLGLSPAQVISLLVFISVILYSLFSARYSLSAIRHSLSQTRLYEKKQL, from the coding sequence ATGCACCCCTTTATATTTGAAGCTGGGCGATTCCATTTGCCTGCCTATGGGCTCGCGGTGGCCGCAGGCTATCTGGCGGCTTTGCTTTATGTAAACGCCAGGGCAAAAGCTTCCGACCTTGATAAAGAAAAACTGCAGGACCTCGTTTTCTGGACTATTATAGCGGGCATGGCCGGCGCGAAATTTTTTTACGCCGCAACCTATTGGAGCTCGTTCGGAAACAGTTTCTGGGGAAGAACGGTTTATCTGTTTAAAACTTTTCAGTACGGTTTTGTTTTTTACGGCGGGCTGCTCGCCGGCGGCGCGGCGTTCTTCATAAAAGCGCGCAAAAGCGGCCTTGATTTTTTAAAAACGGCCGATCTATGCGCCCCTGCGCTGGCGCTTGGCCACGCTTTCGGACGGCTGGGCTGTTTTTGTGCCGGCTGCTGCTATGGCCGCCCCACGGACTCGATTTTCGGGGTGGTGTTCGCTAACCCGCTCTGTGAAGTGAACCCGGCGTATCTCGGAATTAAAATACATCCCACCCAGCTTTATGAGGCCGCCGGCAACCTGCTTCTTTTTCTGATCCTGAACCTTATGCTTTTAAAAGAACAAAAAATCGCACGCTCGCCGCGCGGAGCCGGCGGGAAAGCTGACGGTCAAAGTTGCGGCGGAGGGCGCGGCGGCGCGGTTATACTGACATACGCGGCCTTATATTCCGCGCTCCGCTTTTCGGTTGAATTTTTGCGCGGTGACGACCGCGGAGGCTTTACGCTTGGACTTTCACCCGCACAGGTCATTTCACTGCTGGTGTTTATTTCGGTGATTCTCTATTCGCTGTTCTCTGCCCGCTATTCGCTATCCGCTATTCGCCATTCGCTATCCCAAACGAGGTTATATGAAAAAAAACAGTTATAA